The following coding sequences are from one Agelaius phoeniceus isolate bAgePho1 chromosome 24, bAgePho1.hap1, whole genome shotgun sequence window:
- the RNF223 gene encoding RING finger protein 223, with protein MESSALLPAPSTREPARAPFPSGGSIMSCFPQLWHSSTPESPSSPAPAPPGSVPVPLSPLVLPSPGDARRKGRSPAGSPSCASPGSPKPASPVECSICFNTYDNTFKTPKLLQCSHVFCLECVARLSAALGAGQELLPCPFCRQPTSLPSQGAPGLRTSKELLATLPPELQRERELWMDGTKLCCRRASDGDAENPESCVSIDVALSKAESAEAAPAGLAGRLSRCELCDDWKRIVLLSALLIILFCIILWPVQCALKTGNLRCFTRTAAVSRPELLPPKATAGPMAVTRPLFQ; from the exons ATGGAatcctctgctctcctcccagctcccagcacccggg AGCCTGCCCGGGCTCCGTTCCCCTCGGGGGGCTCCATCATGTCCTgcttccctcagctctggcacTCCAGCACCCCGGAGTCGCCGTCCAgccccgctccggccccgccgggcTCGGTGCCGGTGCCGCTGAGCCCCCTCGTGCTGCCGTCGCCGGGCGATGCCCGCAGGAAGGGCCGGTCCCCCGCGGGCTCCCCGAGCTGCGCCAGCCCCGGCTCGCCCAAGCCGGCCTCGCCCGTCGAGTGCTCCATCTGCTTCAACACCTACGACAACACCTTCAAGACGCCCAAGCTGCTGCAGTGCTCGCACGTGTTCTGCCTGGAGTGCGTGGCGCGGCTGAGCGCGGCGCTGGGCGccggccaggagctgctgccgtGCCCCTTCTGCCGCCAGCCCACCAGCCTGCCCAGCCAGGGCGCGCCCGGCCTGCGCAccagcaaggagctgctggccacGCTGCCGCCCGAGCTGCAGCGCGAACGCGAGCTCTGGATGGACGGCACCAAGCTCTGCTGCCGCCGCGCCTCCGACGGCGACGCCGAGAACCCCGAGTCCTGCGTGTCCATCGACGTGGCCCTGAGCAAGGCCGAGAGCGCCGaggcggccccggcggggctGGCGGGGCGGCTGTCGCGCTGCGAGCTCTGCGACGACTGGAAGCGCATCGTGCTGCTCTCGGCGCTCCTCATCATCCTCTTCTGCATCATCCTGTGGCCCGTGCAGTGCGCGCTCAAGACGGGCAACCTGCGCTGCTTCACGCGGACTGCGGCCGTCAGCCGGCCCGAGCTGCTGCCCCCCAAAGCCACCGCGGGCCCCATGGCCGTGACACGGCCGCTGTTCCAATAG
- the C24H1orf159 gene encoding uncharacterized protein C1orf159 homolog, translating into MEVPFVLLLTRLVAEVAGKSTENSVPDPECCVEMLDSNSSCPVTHQCSPGCYRRWNEDGSSSCIRCRNETLPSPSGHNLSECRNPGSRGMNSHVNMSSPFIQNFGGPEVAASLILGTFFLSLFLILSVASFFYLKRANKLPKIFYRRNKASVLQPSETASMISPPASSVRKPRYVRRERAPVPPGPADSRVSNV; encoded by the exons ATGGAGGTGCCCTTCGTGCTTCTCCTGACCAGGCTCGTGGCAGAAGTTGCAGGAAAATCCACGGAAAACTCA GTGCCAGACCCAGAATGTTGTGTGGAAATGTTGGATTCCAACAGCTCCTGCCCAGTCACCCACCAGTGCAGCCCAG GATGCTACAGGAGGTGGAACGAggatgggagcagcagctgcatcaggtgCAGGAATGagaccctgcccagcccctccggGCACAACCTCAGCGAGTGCAGGAACC ctgggagcagagggatgaATTCCCATGTGAACATGAGCTCTCCTTTCATCCAGAACTTTG GGGGCCCTGAAGTCGCCGCTTCTCTGATTCTGGGCACGTTTTTCCTCAGTTTGTTCCTGATCCTTTCCGTGGCTTCTTTCTTCTACCTCAAACGAGCCAACAAACTCCCAAAGATTTTCTACAGAAGGAACAAAG CATCCGTCCTCCAGCCCAGTGAAACA GCATCCATGATCTCTCCTCCAGCTTCTTCAG TGCGGAAGCCGCGCTACGTCCGCCGCGAGCGCGCCCCGgtcccgcccggccccgccgacAGCCGGGTCAGCAACGTGTGA